One genomic region from Nocardia vinacea encodes:
- a CDS encoding cytochrome P450 translates to MSAPSIPAGFDFTDPVLWETRNPVQEFAELRRTAPVWWNPQTDAQSGGFRDGGYWVVTKHEDIKEISRKPELFSSQQKGSIIRLPGQITIEQIELTSALLVNMDPPKHSKIRRIISKGFSPRAVEGLRAALTERAAAIVHAAEKEGGGDFVEQVACELPLQAIAELIGVPQEDRRKLFDWSNQMLNYDDPEYGDATTTTAGTNASVEILGYAWNMAEQRRADPLDDIVSQLVQADVDGEALGSDEFGFFVILLAVAGNETTRNAITHGMKAFVDNPDQWELYKQQRPRTAPDEIVRWATPVTAFQRTATTDTELGGQLIRQGQRVGLFYSSANFDEDAFENPFSFDILRDPNPHLAFGGTGAHYCVGANLARLEIDLMFNAIADAMPNLSQVSEPERLRSGWINGIKHWQVRY, encoded by the coding sequence GTGTCAGCGCCGTCCATTCCCGCTGGATTCGATTTCACCGACCCGGTGCTCTGGGAAACCCGCAACCCCGTCCAGGAATTCGCCGAGTTGCGCCGTACCGCGCCGGTGTGGTGGAACCCGCAGACCGATGCGCAGTCCGGAGGATTCCGCGACGGCGGCTACTGGGTGGTCACCAAACACGAGGACATCAAAGAGATCTCGCGCAAACCGGAGCTGTTCTCCTCACAGCAGAAAGGCTCCATCATCCGGCTGCCCGGGCAGATCACCATCGAGCAGATCGAACTGACCAGCGCACTGCTGGTGAACATGGATCCGCCGAAGCACTCCAAGATCCGGCGCATCATCTCCAAAGGCTTCAGTCCACGCGCCGTCGAGGGGTTGCGCGCCGCGCTGACCGAACGAGCGGCTGCCATCGTGCACGCGGCCGAGAAAGAGGGCGGCGGCGACTTCGTCGAACAGGTCGCGTGTGAACTACCCCTGCAGGCCATCGCCGAACTCATCGGCGTACCACAGGAAGACCGCCGTAAACTGTTCGACTGGTCCAACCAGATGCTCAATTACGACGACCCGGAATACGGCGACGCCACCACCACGACGGCGGGCACCAACGCGTCGGTGGAAATCCTCGGCTATGCCTGGAACATGGCCGAACAGCGTCGCGCCGATCCGCTCGACGACATCGTCAGCCAGCTCGTACAGGCCGACGTCGACGGGGAAGCCCTGGGCTCGGACGAATTCGGCTTCTTCGTCATTCTGCTCGCGGTAGCGGGCAACGAGACCACTCGTAACGCCATCACCCACGGCATGAAGGCATTCGTCGACAATCCGGACCAGTGGGAGCTCTACAAACAGCAGCGTCCACGCACCGCGCCCGACGAGATCGTGCGCTGGGCGACTCCCGTGACCGCATTCCAGCGCACCGCCACCACCGACACCGAACTCGGCGGACAGCTGATCCGTCAGGGACAACGCGTCGGATTGTTCTACAGCTCTGCCAATTTCGACGAGGACGCCTTCGAGAACCCGTTCAGCTTCGACATCCTGCGCGACCCCAACCCGCATCTGGCCTTCGGCGGCACGGGCGCACACTACTGCGTCGGCGCCAACCTGGCCCGGCTGGAAATTGATCTGATGTTCAACGCCATCGCCGACGCGATGCCGAACCTGTCCCAGGTCTCCGAGCCCGAGCGCCTGCGTTCGGGCTGGATCAACGGCATCAAGCATTGGCAAGTGCGGTACTGA
- a CDS encoding cytochrome P450, with protein sequence MTLVKPQRVSGGEDEHGHLEEFRTDPIALMRRVRAECGDVGSFVLAGRDVILLSGAEANEFFFRASDEDLDQGAAYPFMKPIFGEGVVFDAPPERRKEMLHNSALRADHMRGHAATIAREVDQMLAQWDDEGEIDLLEFFAELTIYTSSSCLIGVKFRNQLDSRFAHLYHELEQGTDALAYVDPYAPIESFRRRDEARVKLVELVQAIMDQREANPPTGKDDRDMLDVLISVQDENGSPRFSASEITGIFISMMFAGHHTTSGTAAWTIIELLRHPETLASVVTELDELYSDGSEVSHNALRQIPNLEAALKEALRLHPPLIILMRIARDEFEVCGNRIAPGDMVAATPAISNRIPEDFPDPDTFDPSRYLDPRQEDIVNRWTWIPFGAGRHRCVGAPFALMQLKAIFSILLRDWEFELAQPSDTYRNDHSKMVVQLQQPCRVRYRRRRR encoded by the coding sequence ATGACGCTGGTCAAGCCGCAGCGAGTGTCCGGAGGCGAGGATGAGCACGGGCACCTGGAGGAGTTCCGCACCGATCCGATCGCGCTGATGCGGCGAGTTCGCGCCGAATGCGGCGATGTCGGGTCATTCGTGCTCGCCGGGCGCGATGTGATCCTGCTGTCAGGCGCCGAGGCCAACGAATTCTTCTTCCGCGCCAGCGACGAGGACCTCGATCAGGGCGCGGCATACCCGTTCATGAAGCCGATCTTCGGCGAGGGCGTCGTCTTCGACGCTCCACCCGAACGCCGCAAAGAGATGCTGCACAATTCGGCCCTGCGTGCCGACCACATGCGCGGGCACGCCGCCACCATCGCCCGCGAAGTGGACCAGATGCTGGCTCAGTGGGACGACGAGGGCGAGATCGACCTGCTCGAATTCTTCGCCGAGTTGACCATCTACACCTCCTCGTCCTGCCTGATCGGTGTGAAGTTCCGCAACCAGCTCGACTCCCGCTTCGCGCATCTCTATCACGAACTCGAGCAGGGCACCGATGCCCTGGCCTACGTCGATCCCTACGCGCCGATCGAGAGCTTCCGTCGCCGCGACGAAGCCCGCGTCAAGCTCGTCGAACTCGTGCAGGCGATCATGGATCAGCGCGAGGCGAACCCACCTACGGGCAAGGACGACCGCGACATGCTCGACGTCCTGATCTCGGTGCAGGACGAGAACGGGTCGCCACGGTTCTCCGCCAGCGAAATCACCGGCATCTTCATCTCCATGATGTTCGCCGGCCACCACACCACCTCCGGCACCGCGGCCTGGACGATCATCGAGCTGTTGCGCCACCCGGAAACACTGGCGAGCGTCGTCACCGAGCTCGACGAGCTGTACTCGGACGGTTCGGAGGTCAGTCACAATGCGCTGCGGCAGATTCCGAACCTGGAAGCCGCGCTCAAGGAGGCGCTGCGCCTGCATCCGCCGCTGATCATCCTGATGCGCATCGCCCGCGACGAATTCGAGGTGTGTGGCAACCGGATCGCGCCGGGCGACATGGTGGCCGCGACTCCGGCGATCTCCAACCGGATTCCGGAGGACTTCCCGGATCCGGACACCTTCGATCCGAGCCGCTACCTTGATCCTCGGCAAGAGGACATCGTAAATCGCTGGACCTGGATCCCCTTCGGCGCGGGCCGTCATCGCTGCGTCGGGGCGCCGTTCGCGCTCATGCAGCTCAAAGCGATCTTCTCCATTCTGTTGCGGGACTGGGAGTTCGAACTGGCACAGCCGTCGGACACCTATCGCAACGATCACTCCAAAATGGTGGTGCAGCTGCAGCAGCCGTGCCGCGTCCGCTACCGCCGTCGGCGGCGGTGA
- a CDS encoding glycosyltransferase family 4 protein: MRVALLSYRSKTHCGGQGVYVRYLSQGLAELGHEVEVFSGQPYPEHLDPRVRLTEVPSLDLYRDDDPFRTPHPREIRDRIDLLELATMWTAGFPEPRTFSLRAARLLWSRTQDFDVVHDNQCLGYGLLDIARHLPVVATIHHPITRDRAVDLAAAPWRRKPFVRRWYGFLGMQQRVTRQIPDLITVSSSSATDIAEDFGVSPQQLHAVPLGVDTELFRPRETPRVRGRIVAVASADKPLKGIAHLLEAVARLRHTHDIELRLVAKLEPNGPTEKLIAELGLADIVTAVSGLSDEHLAELLASAQVACIPSLYEGFSLPAVEAMASGTPLVASRAGALPEVTGACAALVEPGDATALTRTLGQLLRDPDRLHHMGSAGRRRALEVFSWAAVGAQTVAVYEQAIERHGRRAPVESAGANR, encoded by the coding sequence GTGCGCGTAGCCCTGCTGTCCTACCGCAGCAAGACCCACTGTGGGGGGCAAGGGGTTTACGTCCGATATTTGAGTCAGGGGCTGGCGGAGCTCGGCCATGAGGTCGAGGTCTTCTCCGGCCAGCCCTATCCGGAACACCTCGATCCGCGCGTGCGGCTCACGGAGGTGCCCAGCCTGGACCTGTACCGTGACGACGATCCCTTTCGCACACCCCATCCGCGCGAGATCCGCGACCGGATCGACCTGCTCGAGCTCGCCACCATGTGGACCGCCGGATTTCCCGAGCCCAGGACGTTCAGTCTGCGGGCCGCGCGGCTGTTATGGTCGCGCACACAGGATTTCGATGTCGTGCACGACAACCAGTGCCTCGGCTACGGGCTGCTCGACATCGCCCGGCACCTGCCGGTGGTGGCGACAATCCACCATCCCATCACCCGCGACCGGGCGGTGGACCTGGCGGCCGCACCGTGGCGGCGCAAGCCCTTCGTGCGACGCTGGTACGGATTCCTCGGCATGCAGCAGCGGGTAACACGGCAGATTCCGGACCTGATCACAGTGTCCTCGTCGTCGGCGACCGACATCGCCGAGGACTTCGGGGTGTCGCCACAGCAGTTGCACGCCGTCCCGCTCGGCGTGGACACCGAGCTGTTCCGGCCGCGCGAGACGCCTCGGGTGCGGGGCCGCATCGTCGCGGTAGCCAGCGCGGACAAGCCGCTCAAGGGTATCGCGCATCTGCTCGAAGCCGTTGCCCGGCTGCGTCATACCCATGACATCGAGCTGCGGCTGGTGGCGAAGTTGGAGCCCAACGGGCCGACCGAGAAGCTCATCGCCGAACTGGGGCTGGCCGACATCGTCACCGCGGTCAGCGGATTGAGCGACGAGCACCTCGCCGAGCTGCTCGCCTCGGCGCAGGTCGCCTGTATTCCGTCCCTGTACGAGGGTTTCTCGCTGCCGGCCGTGGAGGCCATGGCCAGTGGCACGCCGCTGGTCGCCAGCCGGGCAGGGGCGCTGCCCGAGGTCACCGGCGCCTGCGCGGCGCTGGTCGAGCCCGGCGATGCGACGGCCCTGACCCGCACACTGGGCCAGCTGCTTCGCGATCCGGATCGCCTGCACCACATGGGAAGTGCGGGACGGCGGCGCGCACTGGAGGTGTTCAGCTGGGCCGCCGTCGGCGCACAGACCGTCGCGGTCTACGAGCAGGCGATCGAGCGGCACGGCCGCCGCGCACCGGTCGAATCGGCTGGAGCGAACCGTTGA
- a CDS encoding prenyltransferase, protein MAHAELPAVPGGLSGHDIRRSGESIAAAQEPDGALPWFTGGHTDPWDHIESAMALTVAGLWDEARDAYIWSAKTQRDDGSWPMQFRQGVIENHDADTNFCAYLATGVLHFLTVTGDSEFAAEMWPTVRASVEFVLGLQQGEHGEIHWSASESGSSGEALLTGCSSIFHSLGCAVALAERLGDPRPDWAAARRRLGSALRDHPEAFLDKNRYSMDWYYPILGGAVRGPQARDRIRRHWDEFVVAGLGIRCVSDAPWVTGAETCELVLALDADGDTATAAALFTEMQHLRESDGSYWTGMVFTDGKRWPEERTTWTAAAVILAADALSRTTAANGIFRDALPH, encoded by the coding sequence GTGGCGCACGCTGAGCTGCCCGCCGTTCCCGGCGGCCTCTCCGGCCACGATATCCGGCGCAGCGGTGAATCCATCGCGGCCGCACAGGAGCCCGACGGCGCCCTGCCCTGGTTCACCGGCGGCCACACCGACCCCTGGGATCACATCGAGTCGGCCATGGCGCTCACCGTCGCCGGACTGTGGGATGAGGCTCGCGACGCCTACATCTGGTCGGCCAAGACTCAGCGCGACGACGGCTCCTGGCCCATGCAGTTCCGTCAGGGCGTCATCGAGAACCACGACGCCGACACCAACTTCTGTGCTTACCTGGCCACCGGTGTGCTGCATTTCCTCACCGTCACCGGTGATTCCGAATTCGCCGCCGAGATGTGGCCCACCGTCCGCGCCTCGGTCGAGTTCGTACTGGGCCTGCAGCAGGGTGAGCACGGCGAGATCCACTGGTCCGCAAGCGAATCCGGCAGCTCGGGCGAGGCCCTGCTCACCGGTTGCTCAAGCATCTTCCACAGCCTCGGCTGTGCGGTGGCCCTGGCCGAGCGCCTCGGCGATCCCAGGCCGGACTGGGCCGCGGCCCGCCGCCGCCTCGGTAGCGCCTTGCGCGACCACCCGGAAGCTTTTCTGGATAAGAACCGCTATTCCATGGACTGGTACTACCCGATCCTCGGCGGCGCGGTCCGCGGCCCCCAGGCCCGCGACCGCATCCGGCGCCACTGGGACGAATTCGTCGTTGCAGGCCTGGGCATCCGCTGTGTGTCCGACGCGCCGTGGGTCACCGGCGCCGAAACCTGCGAACTGGTATTGGCGCTCGACGCCGACGGTGACACCGCCACCGCCGCGGCGCTCTTCACCGAGATGCAGCATCTGCGTGAATCGGACGGATCGTATTGGACCGGAATGGTGTTCACCGACGGCAAACGCTGGCCCGAGGAGCGCACCACCTGGACCGCCGCCGCGGTCATCCTGGCCGCGGACGCACTGTCGCGCACCACGGCCGCCAACGGGATCTTCCGCGACGCGCTCCCCCACTGA
- a CDS encoding TetR/AcrR family transcriptional regulator, which produces MSELASTGIEATRRRLTEKQADTVDRLTAAAVDVLSREGYSGTTIRLVAAAAGVGTATAYTYFSSKEHLVSEVYWRRLIAAPPLETRDEDPATRVVAVLRQVSMLVANEPALASAVSNALLGDDPDVQHLRVRIGREIRSRLADALGSKDSERLSMLELLYAGALLQAGMGLLSYEEVADLLEISTRRLLADPGAGS; this is translated from the coding sequence ATGTCCGAACTCGCATCTACCGGCATCGAAGCAACTCGACGGCGTCTCACCGAGAAGCAGGCCGACACCGTCGACCGCCTGACCGCGGCGGCAGTCGATGTATTGTCCCGCGAAGGATACTCCGGCACAACGATACGACTGGTCGCCGCCGCTGCGGGTGTCGGAACAGCCACCGCCTACACGTATTTCTCCTCAAAGGAGCATCTGGTCTCGGAGGTGTACTGGCGCCGCCTGATCGCCGCCCCACCACTGGAGACTCGTGACGAGGATCCGGCCACACGTGTGGTCGCGGTCCTGCGTCAGGTTTCCATGTTGGTGGCCAACGAACCAGCATTGGCGAGCGCGGTCAGCAATGCCCTGCTCGGCGACGATCCCGACGTACAGCATCTGCGGGTGCGAATCGGCAGGGAGATTCGCAGCCGACTCGCCGATGCGCTCGGATCGAAAGACTCCGAACGTCTCTCGATGCTGGAATTGCTCTACGCCGGCGCACTGTTGCAGGCAGGCATGGGACTGCTCTCTTACGAAGAGGTCGCCGACCTCCTGGAAATCTCCACGCGGCGCCTGCTGGCCGATCCGGGCGCCGGCAGCTGA
- a CDS encoding class I SAM-dependent methyltransferase: MLTVDFDRLGVGPGVRVIDIGCGAGRHSFEAYRRGADIVAFDQNATDLADVGVMFEAMAAAGEVPEYAKAETVRGDALDLPYGDGEFDVVIASEILEHIPQDEQSIAELVRVLKPGGALAVTVPRWLPERVCWALSDEYHANEGGHVRIYRADELRDKITARGVRYVHQDFAHALHSPFWWLKCAVGVADDTHPAVAAYHRMLVWDMMSAPALTRTAERMLNPLIGKSVALYFTKPAVHSGAR, encoded by the coding sequence ATGCTGACCGTCGATTTCGATCGTCTGGGCGTAGGTCCGGGGGTGCGCGTGATCGATATCGGCTGCGGGGCCGGGCGGCACTCCTTCGAGGCGTACCGGCGCGGCGCAGACATCGTGGCCTTCGACCAGAACGCCACCGACCTCGCCGATGTCGGCGTTATGTTCGAGGCCATGGCCGCGGCCGGCGAGGTGCCGGAGTACGCGAAGGCCGAGACCGTGCGCGGCGACGCGCTCGACCTGCCCTACGGCGACGGCGAATTCGACGTGGTCATCGCCTCGGAGATCCTCGAGCACATCCCGCAGGACGAGCAGTCAATCGCCGAGCTGGTGCGCGTCCTCAAACCAGGTGGCGCACTGGCCGTCACGGTCCCCCGCTGGCTGCCCGAACGCGTCTGCTGGGCGCTTTCGGACGAGTACCACGCGAACGAAGGCGGCCACGTCCGCATCTACCGGGCCGACGAGCTGCGCGACAAGATCACCGCGCGCGGCGTGCGCTACGTCCACCAGGATTTCGCGCACGCCCTGCACTCCCCATTCTGGTGGCTCAAGTGCGCGGTCGGGGTCGCCGACGACACGCATCCGGCGGTGGCGGCCTATCACCGGATGCTGGTGTGGGACATGATGTCCGCGCCCGCGCTCACCCGCACGGCCGAACGCATGCTCAACCCCCTCATCGGCAAATCCGTCGCCCTCTACTTCACCAAACCGGCGGTGCACAGTGGCGCACGCTGA